In one window of Rhodanobacter sp. FDAARGOS 1247 DNA:
- a CDS encoding cobalamin-binding protein, with protein sequence MDHRVVDHFPRRIVCLTEEPTEVLYALGEEHRIVGISGFTVRPPRARKEKPKVSAFTSAKIGEILKLEPDLAIGFSDIQADIARELIKCGVEVWVSNHRSVDGILAYIRRLGAMVGAHEKAEAYAQRAERHIADIRAAVARLPRRPKVYFEEWDEPIITGIRWVAEIIGIAGGDDCFPELAREPLAKQRILPNGDEVVRRAPDIILGSWCGKRFRPGKVAARPGWDAIPAVRHGDLHEIKSPIILQPGPAALFDGLDEIHRIIAAWALR encoded by the coding sequence ATGGATCACCGCGTGGTCGACCACTTCCCCCGGCGCATCGTCTGCCTCACCGAGGAGCCGACCGAGGTGCTGTACGCACTGGGCGAAGAGCACCGCATCGTCGGCATCTCCGGCTTCACCGTGCGGCCGCCGCGCGCGCGCAAGGAGAAGCCGAAGGTCTCCGCGTTCACCAGCGCGAAGATCGGCGAAATCCTGAAGCTGGAACCCGATCTGGCGATCGGCTTCTCCGACATCCAGGCCGACATCGCGCGCGAGCTGATCAAGTGCGGTGTGGAGGTGTGGGTCAGCAACCATCGCAGCGTCGACGGCATCCTCGCCTACATCCGGCGGCTGGGCGCGATGGTCGGCGCGCATGAAAAGGCCGAGGCGTACGCGCAACGCGCCGAGCGGCACATTGCCGACATCCGCGCCGCCGTGGCGCGACTGCCGCGGCGGCCGAAAGTGTATTTCGAGGAATGGGACGAGCCGATCATCACCGGCATCCGCTGGGTCGCCGAGATCATCGGCATCGCCGGCGGCGACGACTGTTTCCCCGAACTGGCCCGCGAACCGCTGGCCAAGCAGCGCATCCTGCCGAACGGCGACGAGGTGGTGCGGCGCGCGCCGGACATCATCCTGGGTTCCTGGTGCGGCAAGCGCTTCCGCCCCGGGAAGGTCGCGGCGCGACCGGGCTGGGACGCGATCCCCGCGGTGCGCCACGGTGACCTCCACGAGATCAAGTCGCCGATCATCCTGCAGCCGGGACCGGCGGCGCTGTTCGATGGGCTGGACGAGATCCATCGAATCATCGCCGCGTGGGCGCTGCGCTGA